From the genome of Silurus meridionalis isolate SWU-2019-XX chromosome 12, ASM1480568v1, whole genome shotgun sequence, one region includes:
- the LOC124394374 gene encoding chymotrypsin-like protease CTRL-1 produces MLWIISCLALVASTLGCGVPAIKPQISGYRIVNGENAVSGSWPWQVSLQDTTGFHFCGGSLINQYWVVTAAHCRVTPSRHRVILGEYNRASNAEPIQVKTIAKAITHPYYNTQNFNNDITLLKLSSPAQLTNRVSPVCLASSNVAVGTRCVTTGWGKTAFSSSPSILQQTALPILSLAQCQQYWGNKIFDSMICAGASGVSSCQGDSGGPLVCESGGAWYQVGIVSWGTTNCNVRAPAVYARVPYLRSWIDQTVAQN; encoded by the exons GTGGATCATTAGCTGCCTTGCTCTTGTGGCCTCCACACTGG GATGTGGAGTGCCTGCAATTAAGCCTCAAATTAGTGGCTACAGGATAGTGAACGGTGAGAACGCAGTGTCTGGATCGTGGCCCTGGCAAGTGTCACTCCAG GATACAACTGGATTCCATTTCTGCGGCGGATCCCTCATCAACCAGTACTGGGTCGTCACTGCTGCCCACTGCCGTGTGAC ACCTTCACGTCACCGCGTTATCCTTGGCGAGTACAATCGTGCATCTAATGCTGAGCCAATTCAGGTCAAAACCATTGCCAAG GCCATCACCCACCCTTACTACAACACTCAGAACTTCAACAATGATATCACCCTGCTGAAGCTGTCCTCTCCAGCTCAGTTGACCAACAGGGTGTCTCCTGTGTGCTTAGCCTCTTCTAATGTTGCCGTTGGCACACGTTGTGTAACAACCGGCTGGGGCAAAACTGCTTTTTCAT CTAGCCCCAGTATTCTGCAGCAGACCGCCCTACCCATACTGAGCTTAGCACAATGCCAGCAGTACTGGGGCAACAAGATTTTCGATTCGATGATTTGTGCTGGAGCATCTGGTGTTTCATCCTGCCAG GGTGACTCTGGTGGCCCTCTGGTCTGTGAGAGCGGTGGTGCCTGGTATCAGGTTGGAATTGTGTCTTGGGGAACAACCAATTGCAATGTGCGAGCCCCTGCTGTTTACGCCCGTGTCCCATACCTGCGCAGCTGGATTGATCAGACTGTTGCCCAGAACTAA
- the proser3 gene encoding proline and serine-rich protein 3, translating into MKSGDAIFTKKNPFPPEPRRTKGHYSPSRAKKIPKQQKRLALSPVRFTRSAGPPESPPNTASLSPEDQRFLEGSHNVLLCPLPSITGQKNYSESWPSTEQSSSPASSDDQHKQSTVTGRTQEPSVLAKYIERFRYGRPQSREERQRLAGDGEENQPFWWMSSNPSQPSSSTPTRMPKECLGGLFECGNEGTGSVQDLLSYQAESLLSPTRGLLDLSALVLSDSSHCEQGEPEILQLQEKAQRLLQRSEHSLSTGSSGVPISSEGLCCSDFSSPVSVDEPIRKPTVPSLIDAASLMAQRGPLPSGSVGSQPRPEDDILFQWRLRRKMEQARQWSHTSSRSSTLHQPLLSRLALQAQPGLSFTSAPMGMTGSVNSPFPCPVPDPVPSSSSQVHPASSTYTKDESINQSHLDLALRCEREKSPKQLQTAHSIHQPCLRGQVCFSGSSGEPCSKQQCSLPASPQPTESSEGDGFQEKRGMQTTSRVERERAKKKLVPFPQKKKSNRHVGDGNVGERNHHTVKARERQNRGQEKVRSKSKENAERRESTGSTRGVRSRDSPSPVHNTLGQVVSEVLFPGTDSPIQSSTPCTSTSPAPLCTPPAPPHSPAPPPQHSSQPTEVIGQLMQEAQDSDGLEFADDPLLLVLRQQRKWVKEQLGEVEERLDKLHEV; encoded by the exons ATGAAGTCAGG TGATGCTATTTTCACCAAAAAGAATCCTTTTCCTCCCGAACCCCGTCGAACTAAAGGCCATTACAGTCCATCCAGAGCAAAGAAAATTCCCAAACAACAGAAAAGGCTG GCACTGAGCCCTGTCCGGTTTACACGGTCTGCCGGTCCTCCAGAGAGTCCTCCCAACACTGCATCTCTCAGCCCAGAGGATCAACGCTTTCTCGAAGGCTCACACAATGTCCTACTCTGTCCTCTTCCATCTATAACTGGGCAGAAGAACTACTCAGAATCCTGGCCTTCTACTGAACAGAGTTCTTCCCCTGCTAGCAGTGATGATCAACATAAACAAAGCACAGTGACCGGTCGCACACAGGAGCCTTCAGTACTGGCAAA GTACATTGAGCGTTTCCGCTACGGAAGGCCACAGAGTCGTGAAGAAAGACAGAGGTTGGCGGGTGATGGAGAAGAGAATCAGCCATTTTGGTGGATGTCGTCAAATCCTTCCCAACCATCCAGCTCAACTCCAACTCGTATGCCTAAGGAATGTCTTGGAG gatTGTTTGAGTGTGGAAATGAAGGCACAGGCAGTGTGCAGGATCTGCTCAGCTATCAAGCAGAAAGTTTGCTTTCTCCCACCAGAGGCCTGCTGGATTTAAGTGCACTT GTTTTATCTGATTCCTCACACTGTGAGCAAGGGGAGCCAGAAATCCTTCAGCTTCAGGAGAAGGCCCAAAGACTTTTGCAGAGGAG TGAGCACTCCCTGAGTACTGGCTCCAGTGGTGTACCCATCAGCTCTGAAGGCTTGTGCTGTTCTGATTTCTCCTCTCCTGTTAGTGTTGATGAGCCGATCCGAAAGCCCACAGTTCCCAGTTTGATAGATGCAGCCAGTT TGATGGCACAGAGAGGCCCACTTCCATCCGGCTCAGTTGGGTCACAACCCCGACCTGAGGATGACATTCTGTTTCAGTGGCGCcttaggaggaagatggagcagGCCAGACAGTGGAGTCACACCTCCTCCCGTAGTTCTACTCTTCATCAGCCCTTATTGAGCAGACTGGCATTGCAA GCACAGCCTGGACTTTCTTTTACATCTGCACCCATGGGGATGACCGGTAGCGTAAACTCTCCTTTCCCCTGTCCAGTCCCTGACCCAGTGCCATCTTCCTCCAGCCAAGTCCACCCTGCATCTAGCACGTACACCAAGGATGAGTCAATCAATCAAAGCCACTTAGATTTAGCTCTTCGCTGTGAGCGAGAGAAGAGCCCTAAACAGCTACAGACAGCCCATTCCATCCATCAGCCCTGTCTCAGAGGACAGGTCTGCTTTTCAGGGAGCTCAGGAGAGCCGTGCAGTAAACAGCAATGTTCTCTACCTGCATCTCCACAACCTACTGAGAGCTCAGAGGGAGATGGCTTCCAGGAAAAAAGGGGTATGCAGACCACCAGCAGAGTGGAGCGAGAACGGGCCAAGAAAAAATTGGTACCATTTCCCCAAAAGAAGAAATCAAACCG gCATGTGGGGGATGGGAATGTGGGTGAGAGGAATCATCACACTGTCAAGGCCAGAGAAAGGCAGAATAGGGGTCAAGAAAAGGTTCGCTCTAAAAGCAAAGAGAATGCAGAACGCAGAGAGAGCACGGGTTCAACACGAGGTGTTCGTTCACGAGATTCTCCATCACCTGTACACAACACTCTCGGCCAG GTTGTTTCCGAGGTGTTGTTTCCTGGTACCGATTCACCAATCCAGTCTAGCACCCCTTGCACATCTACCTCTCCAGCACCCCTATGCACCCCTCCAGCACCTCCTCATTCACCTGCGCCTCCCCCTCAACACTCATCCCAACCGACTGAGGTCATAGGTCAGCTGATGCAGGAGGCACAAG ATTCCGATGGGCTGGAATTTGCAGATGATCCGTTATTATTAGTGCTTCGGCAGCAGAGAAAGTGGGTGAAAGAGCAACTCGG TGAGGTTGAAGAACGCCTGGATAAACTCCATGAAGTCTGA
- the hspb6 gene encoding heat shock protein beta-6 — translation MDFDLPPSTSMSGIPWERVLPPLLPRLGGTLGSYSWTPAELLIPVKEHTGAAQVVCDQNGFTVQLDVKHFSPEELTVKVTGDYVVVEGKHEQRKDGSGLVTRQFNRRYRIPNEVDALKLKCAVSPERMLLITAPLLKVENAESPTHSESGV, via the exons ATGGATTTCGACCTGCCTCCTAGTACTTCTATGAGCGGGATCCCCTGGGAGAGAGTTCTGCCTCCCCTTTTGCCTCGTCTAGGGGGCACTTTGGGATCTTACTCATGGACCCCAGCTGAGCTTCTAATCCCAGTGAAAGAGCACACAGGAGCTGCACAG GTTGTTTGTGACCAAAATGGATTTACTGTGCAACTTGATGTGAAACACTTCAGTCCAGAAGAGCTGACGGTTAAAGTCACAGGCGATTATGTTGTGGTAGAGGGAAAACATGAACAGAGAAAG GACGGATCCGGACTAGTGACCCGCCAGTTTAACCGAAGGTACCGCATTCCAAACGAAGTGGATGCCTTGAAACTGAAGTGTGCAGTGTCACCAGAGAGAATGCTACTTATTACTGCCCCTTTGCTGAAGGTTGAAAATGCCGAATCGCCTACACACTCAGAATCGGGAGTTTAA
- the psenen gene encoding gamma-secretase subunit PEN-2 produces MNLERVSNEEKLNLCRKYYLGGFAFLPFLWLVNVVWFFKEAFVKPAYTEQPQIKIYVKRSALGLMLWVAVLTTWITIFQHFRAQWGEVADYLSFTIPLGTP; encoded by the exons ATGAATCTGGAGCGCGTTTCAAACGAGGAGAAACTGAATCTGTGCCGGAAATATTATTTGG GTGGCTTtgccttccttcctttcctctgGCTGGTTAACGTCGTGTGGTTTTTTAAAGAAGCTTTCGTAAAACCCGCCTACACAGAACAACCGCAGATCAAAATCT ATGTGAAACGTTCAGCGCTGGGGTTAATGCTGTGGGTGGCCGTGCTCACGACGTGGATCACCATTTTCCAGCATTTCCGAGCACAGTGGGGCGAAGTGGCCGATTATCTCTCCTTCACCATTCCTCTTGGCACACCATAa
- the lin37 gene encoding protein lin-37 homolog, with product MLHMKVKLEKPDSEGVVARSRLDAVLQGLVEKSDSERDQNEDDSGKMVADSMSKDLSPSSLGKRPSSRFAQHRRKKRKEMEDGLSETNQHKQNSYIIKLFDRSVDLAQFSSNTPLYPICRSWMRNNPTVRERAMSSPPHSMAEDEVSDMLNGKVQNVYRLPPPGSCPVHESGEPVNLRIPPTEKPTISQSTDTASGATPLIFNHMKRWKKIRQKWKEASNKNQMRYSESIKILKEMYER from the exons ATGCTTCACATGAAAGTTAAGCTGGAGAAACCAG ATTCTGAGGGTGTTGTTGCCCGAAGTCGCCTTGATGCGGTGCTGCAAGGTCTGGTGGAGAAAAGTGACAGCGAGAG AGATCAGAATGAGGATGATTCTGGGAAAATGGTCGCAGATTCCATGAGCAA GGACCTATCCCCCTCATCTCTTGGGAAAAG gCCATCTTCACGGTTTGCACAACACCGAAGAAAGAAGCGCAAAGAGATGGAGGATGGTTTATCAGAGACCAACCAGCATAAACAAA ACTCGTACATCATCAAGCTGTTTGATCGCAGTGTGGATCTGGCACAGTTCAGCAGCAACACTCCACTCTATCCCATCTGCAGATCGTGGATGAGGAACAACCCCACTGTACGAGAGAGAGCGATGTCTAGTCCACCCCACAGCATGGCAGAGGATGAG GTCTCAGACATGCTGAATGGAAAAGTTCAAAATGTATACCGTCTTCCACCTCCTGGTTCTTGTCCTGTTCATGAGTCTGGTGAACCAGTCAACTTAAGGATTCCACCTACAGAGAAACCCACCATAAGCCAG tcTACAGACACTGCATCAGGAGCCACACCTCTCATCTTCAATCACATGAAACGCTGGAAGAAAATTAGACAGAA GTGGAAAGAAGCTTCAAATAAGAACCAGATGCGCTACAGCGAGAGCATTAAAATCCTGAAAGAGATGTACGAGCGCTAG